One region of Chryseobacterium sp. C-71 genomic DNA includes:
- the ccoG gene encoding cytochrome c oxidase accessory protein CcoG — protein sequence MSDKEEDILRGGQGQVLDPETYRDSIGTMEQSGKRKWVFPKKPKGKYTNYRDFVSYFLLIVYFTVPFIKINGNPFFLFNVIDREFFIVGQPFYPQDFFILTLGAIASLIFIIIFTIAFGRIFCGWICPQTIFMESIFRKIEYLIEGDRNKQMKLDRQEWNSEKIWKRSLKWSVYVVISLIITHFMFMYIVGYEQVIEIISAGPFAHPTNFIVMILFAAAFYFVFAWFREQVCTLVCPYGRLQGVLIDKETINVFYDFNRGENRSKWRKGEDRKAAGKGDCIDCYQCVVVCPTGIDIRDGQQLECINCTACIDACDEVMEKVGLPKGLVRYASEKEIETGEPYKFTGRMKGFAVVLVLLVGFLGYLLSSRGEMEAKFIKPAGSTFFVREGKITNTYNYTFLNKTNDKKIVTIKVIEPAQGEISYSASSKITVARDKITKGTINISFPENAMKLSKQNVKIGVYDMKGELIDSYETYFEGPFKLQF from the coding sequence CGGAAAGAGAAAATGGGTTTTTCCAAAGAAACCAAAAGGTAAATATACCAACTACAGAGACTTTGTAAGTTACTTCTTACTAATCGTCTATTTTACAGTACCATTCATCAAAATCAATGGCAACCCTTTCTTTCTTTTTAATGTTATCGACAGAGAGTTTTTCATCGTTGGACAGCCTTTTTATCCACAAGATTTTTTCATCCTTACTTTAGGAGCTATCGCTTCTCTTATTTTCATTATCATTTTTACGATTGCATTCGGAAGAATTTTCTGCGGGTGGATATGCCCTCAGACAATTTTTATGGAATCGATATTTCGTAAAATAGAATACCTGATTGAAGGAGACAGAAACAAGCAGATGAAGTTGGACAGACAGGAATGGAACAGCGAAAAAATCTGGAAAAGAAGTTTGAAATGGTCAGTTTATGTCGTGATTTCATTAATCATTACCCATTTCATGTTTATGTACATCGTGGGTTACGAGCAGGTCATCGAGATTATATCAGCTGGGCCATTTGCACATCCAACCAACTTTATTGTGATGATTCTCTTTGCCGCAGCATTTTACTTTGTGTTTGCATGGTTTAGAGAACAGGTTTGTACATTGGTTTGTCCTTACGGTAGATTGCAAGGCGTTTTAATTGATAAAGAAACCATCAATGTATTTTACGACTTCAACAGAGGTGAAAACCGTTCAAAATGGAGAAAAGGTGAAGACAGAAAAGCTGCCGGAAAAGGTGACTGTATCGACTGTTACCAGTGTGTGGTAGTTTGTCCTACAGGAATCGACATTAGAGACGGACAGCAATTAGAATGTATCAACTGTACTGCTTGTATCGATGCCTGTGATGAAGTGATGGAAAAGGTAGGTTTGCCTAAAGGTCTTGTACGTTACGCGTCCGAAAAAGAAATAGAAACCGGAGAACCTTACAAATTTACCGGAAGAATGAAAGGCTTTGCTGTAGTTCTTGTTCTTTTGGTAGGATTCTTAGGATATTTACTGTCGAGCCGTGGCGAGATGGAAGCCAAATTCATTAAACCAGCTGGAAGCACATTCTTTGTAAGAGAAGGAAAAATCACAAATACTTACAACTACACCTTCCTGAATAAAACCAACGACAAAAAAATCGTTACCATCAAGGTGATTGAGCCTGCACAAGGTGAAATCAGCTACAGTGCATCAAGCAAAATTACGGTTGCCAGAGATAAGATTACAAAAGGAACCATCAACATCAGCTTCCCGGAGAATGCCATGAAACTGTCTAAGCAAAACGTCAAAATCGGAGTTTACGATATGAAGGGCGAGCTTATAGATTCTTATGAAACTTATTTTGAAGGACCATTTAAATTACAATTTTAA
- a CDS encoding FixH family protein, whose amino-acid sequence MKNFTWGHGVFLALGSFIIFILSMLFLFPNGQKNSEMVTDKYYEEELEYQSVIDAKKRADTIKEKPAFSQNAEGIKLTFPATINNANSNIKFVLNRSDDQNLDIKRSEQLDANQSFTIPARVLTKGNYTLRLMWTTNKTDYRLDYDVIWK is encoded by the coding sequence ATGAAAAATTTCACTTGGGGACATGGCGTGTTTTTGGCGCTTGGTTCTTTTATTATATTTATTTTATCAATGCTTTTTTTATTTCCGAACGGACAGAAAAACTCGGAAATGGTTACTGACAAATATTACGAAGAAGAATTGGAATACCAATCGGTAATCGATGCAAAAAAAAGAGCAGATACCATTAAAGAAAAGCCAGCCTTTTCTCAGAATGCAGAGGGAATTAAATTGACTTTCCCTGCAACCATCAACAACGCAAATTCAAATATTAAATTTGTGCTGAACAGATCAGATGATCAGAATTTAGATATCAAAAGATCTGAGCAACTTGATGCCAATCAGTCATTCACGATTCCTGCAAGAGTTTTAACGAAAGGAAATTATACGTTGCGATTGATGTGGACTACCAACAAGACAGACTACCGACTCGACTATGATGTGATATGGAAATAG
- a CDS encoding sulfite exporter TauE/SafE family protein — protein sequence MEIALIISAIGLGFASGFHCIGMCGPIALSMGLTKKQATNFYLQNLTYQFGRIFTYSLLGGVLGIIGEGFEMAGFQQYLTIAVGILLIVMALFSFGGKDFASKIPFLSKFLFAVKSNLGKLLQKADYRSRFTTGVLNGFLPCGMVYMALTASLAAGGILQGASYMALFGLGTLPFMFAVVLVGNLMNQAFRLKILKAVPVIMILLGGLFILRGLELGIPYISPRAEAMTISKDNKGECHLPGDHSTHPHSANCH from the coding sequence ATGGAAATAGCATTGATTATATCTGCAATTGGTTTAGGCTTTGCATCCGGTTTTCACTGTATCGGAATGTGTGGTCCCATTGCTCTGTCGATGGGATTAACAAAAAAACAGGCGACCAATTTCTATCTTCAGAATTTAACCTATCAGTTCGGAAGAATTTTCACCTATTCATTATTGGGTGGAGTTTTAGGAATTATCGGTGAAGGATTTGAGATGGCAGGTTTTCAGCAGTATTTAACAATTGCTGTAGGAATTTTACTGATTGTGATGGCCTTATTTTCATTTGGTGGAAAAGATTTTGCTTCGAAAATTCCTTTTTTATCTAAATTTTTATTTGCCGTTAAATCAAACTTAGGAAAACTTTTACAGAAAGCAGATTACCGCTCAAGATTCACCACAGGTGTTCTCAACGGCTTTCTTCCCTGTGGAATGGTTTACATGGCATTAACAGCAAGTCTAGCTGCTGGCGGAATCTTACAGGGAGCATCATATATGGCTTTATTTGGTTTGGGCACACTTCCATTCATGTTTGCAGTAGTTTTGGTCGGAAACCTCATGAATCAGGCTTTCAGGCTTAAAATTTTAAAAGCAGTTCCGGTGATTATGATTCTTTTAGGAGGATTATTTATTCTGAGAGGTTTGGAGTTGGGAATCCCTTACATCTCTCCAAGAGCGGAAGCGATGACGATTTCTAAAGATAATAAAGGCGAATGTCATTTGCCGGGAGATCATAGTACGCATCCGCACAGTGCGAATTGTCATTGA
- a CDS encoding TonB-dependent receptor domain-containing protein: MEDGVLNSMFSFSNCSHTEKVSLKNGMYKIYISKENYQTVIKEITISENEKKIDLNINLESIKSIEEVTLSGVKKRFIKSEADKITILVDGNNILSNGSTYEALTKIPGVIVTPNGYIAQNGKISAIYIDGEPSSISGEDLNNYLNSLPANSIDKIELIYSPGAKYSANVSGGIINIITKSKNTRGINGSINTINTVNHNYKNATSLQLNGKYDAISWQFLAGYYYNEGDQKIDVKSIYNLQNSTPILNQETKNLFLYRGSYARTGLKYTFKDKSSINLNYNFWINGHNPSSSMNIFSEDYIPAINNLSLSNTHTENSSNELILKYKQNLDSIGNNFQLTAYGQIFNSEYFGNTQQLGFTNLYSINQSDKKVQNYYVKNDWEFKIKKFDLSMYLGGRYGDFQAERLGKYNLNNPDSLIFENTNFNSEIPFNYNEKNLAAYVSFNKKIKKFELSGGLRMEYYDIRSKSNPNEYTVKTNYIKFFPNLNAFYRINSDINLSLNYSKKINQPNYNDLDPNINNFNNSYFQTVGNPFLNPELVDNYQAKLSAFDYAYLSYGYSFEKSKNLTIIENDGVNLQSIQTLKSFDNVKTYSLNLGLPLPFALFTKGISFLKNGNINPDKVSFLFANVGYNKTVFNNSFILVPSNKATWNFYGYSQIVLPKNFKFNVYYSYMSKGVYNIYDIRKPVQSLELTLSNKFFNNSFNCIFSVQNALNNSGLNAILYNQNLTTLYNRVDEKRMYRLSLTYTFGKYKTAKNDSVDISTETKSVDSNKSIGK, from the coding sequence ATGGAGGATGGTGTCCTTAATTCCATGTTTTCTTTTTCAAACTGTTCACATACTGAAAAGGTTTCCTTGAAAAATGGAATGTATAAAATCTACATTTCTAAAGAAAACTATCAAACAGTAATAAAAGAAATTACGATTTCTGAAAATGAAAAAAAGATTGATTTAAATATTAATTTAGAATCAATTAAATCAATTGAAGAAGTGACATTATCAGGAGTAAAGAAAAGATTTATAAAATCAGAAGCTGATAAAATAACTATTTTAGTAGACGGAAATAACATTTTGAGTAATGGCTCAACTTACGAAGCTCTTACCAAAATTCCAGGTGTTATAGTTACTCCGAATGGTTATATTGCTCAAAATGGCAAAATATCAGCAATATATATTGATGGTGAACCCTCATCTATTTCTGGTGAAGACTTGAATAATTATTTGAATAGTTTACCCGCAAATTCGATTGATAAAATTGAACTAATATATAGTCCAGGAGCAAAGTATAGTGCGAATGTTTCAGGTGGGATTATTAATATTATAACAAAATCGAAGAATACAAGAGGAATTAATGGAAGCATAAATACAATAAATACAGTAAATCATAATTATAAAAATGCAACTTCATTACAATTAAACGGAAAGTATGATGCTATTTCATGGCAATTTCTAGCAGGTTATTATTATAATGAAGGTGACCAAAAAATAGATGTAAAAAGTATTTACAATCTACAAAATTCAACTCCTATACTTAATCAAGAAACAAAAAATCTTTTTCTATATAGGGGAAGTTATGCTCGTACAGGACTGAAATATACATTTAAGGACAAGTCTAGCATAAATTTGAACTATAATTTTTGGATAAACGGACATAATCCATCTTCAAGTATGAATATATTTAGTGAGGATTATATCCCTGCTATTAATAATTTATCACTATCAAACACACACACAGAAAATAGTAGTAATGAGCTAATTTTAAAATATAAACAAAATCTTGATTCTATAGGAAATAATTTTCAGCTAACCGCATATGGGCAAATTTTTAATTCTGAATATTTTGGAAATACTCAACAATTGGGATTTACTAATTTGTATAGTATAAATCAGTCGGATAAAAAAGTACAGAACTATTATGTTAAAAATGATTGGGAATTTAAAATAAAAAAGTTTGATTTAAGTATGTATTTAGGAGGGAGGTATGGAGATTTTCAAGCAGAAAGATTAGGTAAGTATAATCTAAATAATCCTGATTCCTTAATTTTTGAAAATACCAATTTTAATTCTGAAATTCCGTTTAATTATAATGAAAAAAATCTAGCTGCGTATGTTTCATTTAATAAGAAAATCAAAAAATTTGAACTTAGTGGAGGTTTGAGAATGGAATATTATGATATTAGAAGTAAATCAAATCCAAATGAATATACCGTAAAAACTAATTATATAAAGTTTTTCCCAAATTTAAACGCCTTTTATAGAATAAATTCGGATATAAATTTATCCTTAAATTATTCTAAAAAGATTAACCAACCAAATTATAATGATTTAGACCCTAATATTAATAATTTTAACAATTCTTATTTCCAAACTGTAGGAAATCCTTTTCTAAACCCGGAGTTAGTAGACAATTATCAAGCTAAACTGAGTGCATTTGACTATGCATATTTATCGTATGGATATTCTTTTGAAAAATCTAAAAACTTAACTATTATAGAAAACGATGGAGTTAATTTACAATCCATACAAACTTTAAAAAGTTTTGATAATGTAAAAACGTATTCTTTAAATTTAGGATTACCTCTTCCCTTTGCATTATTTACAAAAGGAATTTCTTTTTTAAAAAATGGTAATATAAATCCAGACAAAGTAAGTTTTTTATTTGCTAATGTAGGTTATAATAAAACAGTATTTAACAATTCATTTATATTAGTTCCTTCTAATAAAGCTACTTGGAACTTTTACGGATATTCTCAAATAGTACTTCCTAAAAACTTTAAATTTAATGTATATTATAGTTATATGTCTAAGGGAGTTTATAATATTTATGATATCAGAAAACCTGTTCAATCTTTGGAATTGACACTTTCTAATAAATTTTTTAACAATTCCTTCAATTGCATTTTCTCTGTTCAAAATGCGTTAAATAATAGTGGACTAAATGCCATTTTATATAATCAAAATCTAACTACACTTTACAATAGAGTTGATGAAAAAAGAATGTATAGGTTATCGTTGACATATACGTTTGGGAAATATAAAACAGCAAAAAACGACAGCGTAGATATTAGTACCGAAACAAAAAGTGTTGATTCCAATAAATCAATTGGTAAATAA
- a CDS encoding radical SAM protein, with protein MSETVWTLSKYIVSTEYDDAIIIFSTKFGKILKISTAVWQCICVGNLDNLPTEIKESLIANQILVSNQKDEFTEILNQNESVNTNNTTLYEVIQPSAYCQMGCFYCGQNHQNINLNKKNILNIVDAIERKIKINSFTELRIGWFGAEPLIGMSSMFEITNRLKEICDKANIIYSAKIITNGLKLTESVFRDLYNKLFVDFIEITIDGVENAHNGRRNLKNSDKGTFKTIIRNLENIIKLKAQENYNVEISIRCNVDKENQTTVIPLIDFLKEKNILNSVNFYSAKIHEWGDKSNDEVIDFDYPSQEIFWFENLIKNGKGVSLLPKRVYNVCLATNKNSSVYDAFGNVFKCTEVPYITNDIKMMMEGFQLIIMKIFYVSIFLQKITFRMMGGLNLIFV; from the coding sequence ATGAGTGAAACAGTCTGGACATTATCGAAATATATTGTTTCTACCGAATATGATGATGCAATAATTATCTTTTCTACCAAATTCGGAAAAATATTAAAAATATCTACTGCGGTTTGGCAATGTATATGTGTTGGAAATTTAGATAATTTACCAACAGAAATAAAGGAATCTCTAATAGCGAATCAAATTCTAGTATCTAATCAAAAGGATGAATTTACGGAAATATTAAATCAAAACGAAAGTGTAAATACTAATAATACAACTCTTTATGAAGTTATTCAGCCTTCTGCATACTGCCAGATGGGATGTTTTTATTGTGGGCAAAATCATCAAAACATTAATTTAAACAAAAAAAATATATTAAACATAGTTGATGCAATTGAGCGAAAAATAAAAATAAATAGTTTTACGGAACTTAGAATTGGATGGTTTGGAGCAGAGCCGCTGATTGGTATGAGTAGTATGTTTGAGATAACAAATCGATTAAAAGAGATTTGTGATAAAGCTAATATTATTTATAGTGCAAAAATTATTACAAATGGTTTAAAGCTGACTGAATCAGTTTTTCGTGATTTATATAATAAACTATTCGTAGACTTTATAGAAATCACAATAGATGGTGTTGAAAACGCTCATAATGGAAGAAGAAACCTGAAAAATAGTGATAAAGGAACATTTAAAACAATTATCAGGAATTTAGAGAATATTATTAAGTTAAAAGCTCAGGAAAACTATAACGTTGAAATAAGCATAAGATGCAATGTTGATAAGGAAAATCAAACTACGGTTATTCCTCTAATTGATTTTTTAAAAGAAAAAAATATTTTAAATAGTGTAAATTTCTATTCTGCAAAAATTCATGAATGGGGCGACAAAAGTAATGATGAAGTAATAGATTTCGATTACCCTAGCCAAGAAATATTTTGGTTTGAAAATTTAATAAAGAATGGTAAAGGTGTTTCTTTACTACCGAAGAGAGTTTATAATGTTTGTTTGGCAACTAATAAAAATTCATCTGTGTATGATGCATTCGGAAATGTATTTAAGTGTACAGAGGTTCCATATATTACAAACGATATCAAAATGATGATGGAGGGTTTTCAACTTATAATAATGAAAATATTCTACGTAAGTATTTTTCTTCAGAAAATTACTTTTCGTATGATGGGTGGACTCAATCTCATTTTTGTGTAA
- a CDS encoding IS256 family transposase, translating into MIDKEDLLNNKDFYKSFKNGEDLTSFFKELHKKAVEHMLDAELDSHLDNSKHEKTINGNYRNGHATKRIKSSFGESEIKVPRDREGSFEPALVPKRHNIIDGLENIIISFYAKGMSVSDIEEQIKEMYDFDVSTSTISRITNAVASEVVAWQNRPLDEVYLIVWMDGIVFKVRENSKVINKTIYLAVGLNREGKKEVLGMWLGKNESSSFWMNVLTDLKARGVEDILITATDNLNGFTQTIRSVFPQSQTQICVVHQIRNACKYVVWKDRKEFSADMKHIYTAPTKEAAKAALDDFATKWESKYLYAIQSWRTHWDELTVFFEFPIEIRKIIYTTNLIENLNGKIRKYTKNKMSFPTDDAVIKSVYLALKEATKKWTMPIQNWGLILNQFMLIFENRLRL; encoded by the coding sequence ATGATCGACAAAGAAGATTTACTAAACAATAAGGATTTCTACAAATCCTTTAAGAACGGGGAAGATTTAACCTCATTCTTTAAAGAGCTGCACAAAAAAGCAGTAGAACATATGTTGGATGCTGAACTTGACAGCCATCTGGATAATTCAAAACACGAAAAAACCATTAATGGAAACTATCGGAACGGACACGCAACCAAGAGGATAAAGTCCTCATTCGGCGAATCAGAAATAAAAGTTCCCAGAGATAGGGAAGGCAGTTTTGAACCAGCATTAGTTCCAAAGAGACACAATATCATCGATGGTTTGGAGAACATTATCATCTCATTTTATGCTAAAGGGATGAGTGTAAGTGATATTGAAGAGCAAATCAAAGAAATGTATGATTTTGACGTTTCGACTTCCACCATCTCACGAATCACCAATGCTGTTGCCAGCGAAGTGGTTGCCTGGCAGAACCGACCATTGGATGAAGTATATCTGATTGTCTGGATGGACGGGATTGTTTTCAAGGTTCGTGAAAACTCCAAGGTCATCAACAAAACCATTTATTTAGCCGTAGGACTCAATCGTGAAGGTAAAAAAGAAGTTCTCGGGATGTGGCTCGGAAAGAACGAAAGCTCCAGCTTTTGGATGAATGTTCTGACCGATTTAAAAGCTCGTGGCGTAGAAGATATTCTCATCACTGCTACCGATAATCTGAATGGATTTACCCAGACCATTCGCTCGGTTTTTCCGCAATCTCAAACCCAAATCTGCGTAGTTCACCAAATTAGAAATGCATGTAAATATGTTGTCTGGAAAGATAGGAAAGAATTTTCTGCAGATATGAAACACATTTATACTGCCCCCACAAAAGAAGCGGCAAAAGCAGCTTTGGACGACTTTGCAACCAAATGGGAAAGTAAATATCTCTATGCAATACAATCCTGGAGAACTCATTGGGACGAATTAACCGTCTTTTTTGAGTTTCCAATCGAGATTAGAAAAATAATTTACACGACCAATTTAATTGAAAATCTAAACGGGAAAATCCGAAAATACACCAAAAACAAAATGTCTTTCCCTACAGATGATGCAGTTATAAAATCTGTTTATTTAGCATTGAAAGAAGCAACTAAAAAATGGACCATGCCCATCCAAAATTGGGGATTGATTTTAAACCAATTTATGCTTATTTTTGAAAATAGGCTCAGATTATAA
- the serS gene encoding serine--tRNA ligase, protein MLQVNFLRENKERVLEGLQKRQFKGLELVDEAIVTDEERKRIQFELDSQLSEINKISKEIGILMKEGKKEEAEASKSKTSQFKESSAELKYQLEVIEKKLLDILYQIPNVPYELVKAGVSADDNEIIYQSHDVEGLGEGAIPHWELAKKYNLIDFELGVKIAGAGFPVYFGKGARLQRALVQYFLDKNVDAGYLEVNPPHVVNEASGYGTGQLPDKEGQMYYINADDVYLIPTAEVPVTNLYRDVLLDEKDLPIKNTAFSQCYRREAGSYGAHVRGLNRLHQFEKVEIVRLEKPENSYVVLEEMVEHIKEILTDLELPYRVLRLCGGDTGFASAMTYDFEVWSAAQEKWLEVSSVSNFETFQANRLKCRYKADGKTQLVHTLNGSAMALPRIMAALLENNQTEEGIKLPKKIAEYAKFELIN, encoded by the coding sequence ATGTTACAAGTCAATTTTTTGCGCGAAAACAAAGAACGCGTTTTAGAAGGTCTTCAAAAAAGACAATTCAAGGGTCTTGAGTTGGTAGACGAAGCTATCGTTACTGACGAAGAGAGAAAAAGAATTCAGTTTGAATTAGATTCTCAACTTTCAGAAATCAATAAAATCTCCAAAGAGATAGGTATTCTGATGAAAGAAGGGAAAAAAGAAGAAGCTGAAGCCTCAAAATCTAAAACATCACAGTTCAAAGAGTCGAGCGCAGAATTGAAGTATCAATTGGAAGTTATCGAGAAAAAATTATTAGATATTCTGTATCAAATTCCAAACGTGCCTTACGAATTGGTAAAAGCGGGAGTTTCTGCAGATGACAACGAAATTATTTATCAGTCTCATGATGTGGAAGGTTTAGGAGAAGGTGCAATTCCTCATTGGGAATTGGCAAAAAAATATAATTTAATTGATTTTGAATTAGGTGTAAAAATAGCAGGTGCTGGTTTCCCTGTTTATTTTGGGAAAGGTGCGAGATTGCAGAGAGCTTTGGTTCAATATTTTTTAGATAAAAATGTAGATGCAGGTTATCTGGAAGTGAATCCGCCTCACGTTGTGAATGAAGCTTCAGGTTACGGAACAGGTCAGTTGCCTGACAAAGAAGGGCAGATGTACTACATCAATGCAGATGATGTGTATTTAATCCCAACAGCGGAAGTTCCGGTGACGAATTTATACCGTGATGTTTTGTTGGATGAAAAAGATCTTCCAATTAAAAACACGGCATTTTCTCAGTGTTACAGAAGAGAAGCGGGAAGTTACGGAGCTCACGTAAGAGGTTTGAACCGTCTTCACCAATTTGAAAAGGTAGAAATTGTAAGATTAGAAAAACCAGAAAATTCTTATGTCGTTTTGGAAGAAATGGTAGAGCATATCAAAGAAATCCTTACAGATCTTGAATTGCCTTACAGAGTTTTAAGATTGTGCGGTGGCGATACAGGTTTTGCTTCAGCAATGACGTATGATTTTGAAGTTTGGAGTGCAGCTCAGGAGAAATGGTTGGAAGTAAGTTCAGTTTCAAATTTTGAAACGTTCCAGGCCAACAGACTGAAGTGTCGTTACAAAGCTGACGGAAAAACTCAGTTAGTTCATACTTTGAACGGTTCTGCAATGGCTTTGCCGAGAATTATGGCAGCATTGCTTGAAAATAATCAGACTGAAGAAGGAATTAAGCTTCCAAAGAAAATCGCTGAGTATGCGAAGTTTGAATTGATTAATTAA
- a CDS encoding oligosaccharide flippase family protein: MTSLLIAKICGLLSSLFIIKILPTEDFGKLSIVAAVFSILSACSGFGSHQSLLRFGSISDLEAEKNSLSAYLFRKGFYYQILLSIIFLIVSFFYITKYEDIFYIFLFFCVRLIGFYFFTYVQSDLRVYNKNREFARFNNFLSIYGLLILLILTYFFQLKGYLIAMAFTPFLSLFWLEKSRMNTVKLSDSFNLKEIKQYGFNTSATTLLSDALFSIDIIILSFLLNEDAVADYRVAILIPSNVTFLALSFMQSDFHTLAKNYQNRSFLKSYIIGYYKFFIPICLLIFIISALFSKEILIVISKEKYAESSYVFVIFMATFLMNILFRNLYGNLLSAIGKMSVNTKGSVISFITLIVFSFFLVPKYHVLGMAVCVSVTLLSSGFFYFYHFNKYLKNLK; the protein is encoded by the coding sequence TTGACTTCATTATTGATTGCTAAAATATGTGGACTTTTATCATCTCTTTTTATCATTAAAATACTCCCAACAGAAGATTTTGGTAAGCTGAGCATAGTTGCGGCGGTTTTTTCTATTTTATCTGCATGCAGTGGTTTTGGGAGTCATCAGAGTTTATTGAGATTCGGCTCTATTTCCGATCTGGAAGCAGAAAAGAATAGCCTATCTGCTTATCTTTTTAGAAAAGGGTTTTATTATCAAATTTTATTATCAATAATTTTTTTGATAGTCAGTTTTTTTTACATTACAAAATATGAAGATATTTTCTATATTTTTTTGTTTTTTTGTGTTCGTCTTATCGGCTTTTATTTTTTTACTTATGTGCAATCAGATCTTAGAGTGTATAATAAAAACAGAGAGTTTGCTAGGTTTAATAACTTTTTAAGCATATATGGGCTTTTAATTCTGCTAATTCTAACCTATTTTTTTCAATTGAAAGGGTATCTCATTGCGATGGCTTTTACTCCTTTTTTGTCTTTGTTTTGGTTGGAAAAATCAAGAATGAATACTGTAAAGTTGTCTGATAGTTTTAATTTGAAAGAAATTAAACAATACGGATTTAATACTTCTGCAACAACCTTACTCTCCGATGCTCTTTTTTCAATAGATATCATTATCCTAAGTTTTTTACTCAATGAAGATGCAGTGGCAGACTACCGAGTAGCTATTTTGATTCCTTCAAATGTTACATTTTTAGCATTGTCTTTTATGCAGAGTGATTTTCATACTTTGGCAAAGAACTATCAAAACCGCAGTTTTCTTAAAAGCTATATCATCGGATATTACAAGTTTTTTATTCCAATTTGTCTGCTTATCTTTATAATAAGTGCATTATTTAGTAAAGAAATTCTGATAGTAATATCCAAAGAAAAGTATGCAGAAAGTTCTTATGTGTTTGTGATTTTCATGGCAACTTTTTTAATGAATATTTTGTTTAGAAATCTTTATGGGAATCTACTATCTGCAATAGGTAAAATGTCTGTCAATACAAAAGGCTCGGTGATTTCATTCATTACACTTATTGTATTTTCTTTCTTTTTAGTTCCAAAGTATCATGTTTTAGGAATGGCAGTTTGTGTTTCTGTGACTTTATTAAGTTCGGGATTTTTCTATTTTTATCATTTTAATAAATATTTAAAGAATCTAAAATAA